In a single window of the Melissococcus plutonius ATCC 35311 genome:
- the mnmE gene encoding tRNA uridine-5-carboxymethylaminomethyl(34) synthesis GTPase MnmE, whose amino-acid sequence MQQIALELDTIAAISTPPGEGAISIVRLSGKDAVKIADKIYQAGNKKLKDVATHTIHYGHIIDPKKNKVVDEVMVSVMRAPKTFTCEDVVEINCHGGMIVVNKLLQLILHEGARLAEPGEFTKRAFLNGRIDLSQAEAVMDLIRSKTDKAMSMALNQLDGSLSNLIRSLRQEILETLAQVEVNIDYPEYDDVEELTTRLLLEKATSVKKQIQQLLMTAQQGKILREGLSTVIVGRPNVGKSSLLNHLLKEEKAIVTDVAGTTRDTIEEYINLRGIPLKLVDTAGIHETEDIVEKIGVEKSRQALQTADLIVLVLNQSEELTNEDQQLLEMTGGLKRIILLNKMDLPNQLEKEKLRSFLSDQEELLPVSVLSSEGIDKLEIEIANLFFNGQTEAKDATYLSNTRHIYLLEQALSALDEVIHGIEKEMPVDLVQIDMTRCWDFLGEIVGDSVQDELITQLFSQFCLGK is encoded by the coding sequence ATGCAACAAATAGCTTTAGAATTAGATACTATTGCTGCTATCTCTACACCACCTGGTGAGGGAGCGATTAGTATTGTTCGTTTAAGTGGAAAAGATGCCGTTAAAATTGCAGATAAAATTTACCAAGCAGGTAATAAAAAACTGAAAGATGTTGCTACGCATACTATTCATTATGGTCATATTATTGATCCTAAAAAAAATAAGGTTGTCGATGAGGTAATGGTGTCAGTGATGCGAGCACCTAAAACATTTACCTGCGAAGACGTGGTAGAAATCAATTGTCACGGTGGAATGATTGTTGTTAACAAGTTGCTACAATTAATATTACATGAAGGTGCTCGGTTAGCAGAACCAGGAGAATTCACCAAACGAGCATTCTTGAACGGACGGATTGATTTATCACAAGCAGAAGCAGTCATGGATTTGATCCGTTCAAAAACAGATAAGGCAATGAGTATGGCACTTAATCAGTTAGATGGTAGTCTATCCAATTTAATTCGTTCGTTAAGACAAGAAATTCTGGAAACGTTAGCTCAAGTTGAAGTCAATATTGATTATCCTGAATACGATGATGTCGAAGAATTAACCACCCGGTTATTACTAGAAAAAGCAACATCAGTAAAAAAACAAATCCAGCAATTATTAATGACTGCTCAACAAGGAAAAATTCTTCGTGAGGGATTAAGTACCGTTATCGTTGGTCGTCCAAATGTAGGGAAATCCAGCTTACTTAATCATCTTCTTAAAGAAGAAAAAGCTATTGTAACAGACGTTGCTGGTACTACGCGTGACACAATTGAAGAATATATTAATCTTCGTGGTATTCCATTAAAGTTGGTCGATACAGCAGGTATTCATGAAACAGAAGACATTGTAGAAAAAATTGGTGTTGAAAAAAGTCGCCAAGCTTTACAAACAGCAGATTTAATTGTACTAGTCTTAAATCAAAGTGAAGAGCTAACGAATGAAGATCAACAATTACTTGAAATGACAGGTGGGTTAAAACGAATTATCCTACTAAATAAAATGGATTTACCTAACCAACTAGAGAAAGAAAAATTGCGAAGTTTTCTTTCTGATCAAGAGGAACTTTTACCAGTATCTGTTTTATCAAGTGAAGGAATAGATAAACTAGAAATAGAAATAGCAAATTTATTTTTTAATGGACAAACGGAAGCAAAGGATGCTACCTATCTATCAAATACACGTCATATTTATTTATTGGAGCAAGCTTTATCTGCTTTGGATGAAGTGATTCATGGAATAGAAAAGGAAATGCCAGTGGATTTAGTTCAAATAGACATGACACGTTGTTGGGATTTCTTAGGTGAAATTGTTGGTGACAGTGTTCAGGATGAATTGATCACACAATTATTTAGTCAATTTTGTCTGGGCAAATAG
- a CDS encoding LPXTG cell wall anchor domain-containing protein, translating into MAATNGLKLGRNGLPIVDQTNFSDSDRNTYPNTGEKVKNATGLLGILLAAMAEIGLVKRKEKKE; encoded by the coding sequence ATGGCGGCTACCAATGGATTAAAATTAGGACGTAATGGTTTACCAATTGTGGATCAAACCAACTTTTCTGATTCAGATAGAAATACCTATCCAAATACTGGTGAAAAAGTCAAAAATGCTACTGGATTATTAGGTATTTTACTAGCTGCAATGGCGGAAATTGGGTTAGTTAAACGAAAAGAGAAAAAAGAATAA